The genomic segment GTCATCCTGCTCCTGGTAGAGGATGCCTTCACTTGATGTGTCCTGCTCAGCTTTTTCTGCAGGATGCGTCCTTAAATGCTGCCTGTACTGAGACTGGAACACAAATACTTTCGCACAGTAAGGACATATATAGCTGGGCCTTAATCTCTTCTTGGTGAGTACAGGAGATTGCAAGCTCTGCTTATTCCGCTTCAGCTTCCAAAGCAAagctttctttatttctctctccctcacaatATCTATTAACTTCTTTTGAAATTTCTCATCTAGCAcggaggagctggaggatgaGGCAGGGTTTTGTACAACACCATGCTGAGTTTGGCAGTGTGTCCACACTTTGAAGTTGGTATGGAAGCGCTTGTGGCAGATGTCGCAGGCATACGGCTTTTCAGGATTGTGATACATATTTACATGACGATGTAGACCAGCGCTGGACCTGAAAACCTTCAAACAGTTCCAGCATTTGAAAATCTTGTTCTTAGTCGGCTCCCCACTGTTCTCATTTGACTCACTGCTTGCACTCTGATGTACCGTTTCTGTCATGTTCTCATCAAATGAGAAGGTACGTTCTttatataatttgtttttcttgaatGGGTACCTTCTGTTGTCTggtctttcctttctttttcccGAAGAACTGAAGTCTACCTTGGAAACTTCGTCATAATTTGTTTGCAAGTCTTTAAGATTGACAGGCAAAGCATCTCCCACTGTGATTCGGACAATGTCCATTGGGTCGGGGAGAGGACTGCTTGGCTCAGCTTTCACACTGACCACTCTTTCTACCTGAGTTTCTTCATCATACCTGCTGGGGTACGGTGGCCTGAGAACCAGAGATGCGTTTTTTGGATTGCCATTTTGAGCCGAAGGTTCTGGCCCAGACgcttttgatgccattttaacCACCGACTGTTCTCGATTTTGCAGGTCCTTGAGCTCCAGTGTGGGAGAGAAGACTGGAACGGGGCTGTCCATAGATAATGATCTGCGGAGTAGGCTTTTTATGAGCGGCCCGCTCCTGTCAATGGTCTGGCTTGGCTCCCGGGCCTGACCCTCAAAGGGCACTTTGGTGTGATAGCGCTGCTCTTGCTCCTCTTCATCTTTAGTAACACGGTCAGTGCCGAATTGCATCCTGATGTGCTGCGTTTCAGCGTCACTGAATGAAACTGAGGATGTCAGCTGAGGCCGAAgagatgtgatgtgtgatgatttCCCTTTTAGTATAGAGGTGTAGGGATAGGTGAACTTCCTGTCAGCAGATTCACTTTGTTCAGATAATTTCCTGCTGATGGATTCAGAGTTTCTTACCGATTCCTGCGAGTTGTGATCTGCTGGTGGGTGAGCTGACACAGGGGTCGAGTGAGGAGATAACGATCTCTCTGGTGTTTTTCTCTGATAATTTGGGCGAGAGGGATGGGTCGTGTCATTCCGGACCCGACAAACAATGACACTCCTTGTCTGGACATCATTCTCATCCCCTTCTGAGAACGAAAGCCTTTTTCTTGACACACAATATGATGCATGTGGCCTTGCAGACACTATGTTGGTAAGGAAAGGGATTCCAAGGCTGTAGCCCAGTTCTTGAATGGCTGCCAGGCTGCCTTTGTCCACAAAGAGCGAGGaggagtaaatgtaattcagaACTATTTCAAAGGCGTCGGGTTCACAGAAGTCCAGGTTGACCACTTTTAGTGATTCTGCATCCACCCGTGTGAACAGGGACTGGAAATATTCACTGCTGGCAGCCAGAACACTCTTATGAGCCTGGTACCTCTGGTCTGCCACAACCAGGACTACATCACACATCTGACCCCGCAGCCGCTGCTCATTGAGAAGCCCCAACACTGACAGGGTATGGGAGGGGTTACTGTAATGTACCAGGCTCTCCATAGCTGAAAGACAAGGGGAAATTAATTAGTCTTTTATTACAGGAACATAAATGCAAAGATCCGATTTGTCATGTTTTAATAGACACACTCATTAACAGGCACattatctctcacacacaaatgtttgaatgtgtcacTGATACCAATCTCTTTGAATGACCTATACATCCTTCAAGTAAGAGACCATTTATTCAGACTCCTGTCCATTAGGAGGAATCAATGACTTGttaaaataacatcaaacaCATTTCATCATCTACAACAAAAGtctttatacagtaaaaataaaatggtgagTTTAGTTTCAAGTGTATCTCGCACACAGTGACTACTACAGTGTTGTATGCTTTAATGAGTGGGGTCAAAATTGGGGAGacacaaatcaacatttttcctttccttttttacaGGACTATAAGCACAAGCTACAGCAATGTAGGCTGAAAAACAATTTATCATCATGTGGGAGGTAATGTCATCATGACATCACTATGAAGTCAGAAAATGACATCATGGTGCATTAACTCTCAGATCACATCACACAGGACTGAGCAAAAGCTTATTTATTTGAACCACAATCATTTTTCATCATATATTACATAGAAATAACCTCATGATGACTCATTATGAAATGGCATTattacaacatatatatgtaaacagtGTGCATGTTTCTTTAGGTGATGATGAAAACTATAGTTAGTCCAAATCCAGCTGTGAACATATGTTGATCATTGTAATATTTCTCTATTATTGGATTATTAACACCAAAATCTATTGTAATAATTTATCATCAAGCTGATTCATTATACACTGCAAACTGCATCATAAGAGTTTTAGTATGCATCAATATTAGTATTACCCTATATGTACTCAATTATATATAATCGTGGATCAAATGTAATGCTTTGGCAGGCCAAGGACGAACTAtacaaattattaaaaagtaactcagacatgttggaaacaataaactatatatactatactgtagGTAACTCCTAGggggtttaaaaacaaaaaggagaacCTCTGCAATAGAAGCCTCTATTCGATGCTTTAAGAATGCAAGAGCATGTTCACCAactcaaaatgaaaaacagacaatgtatttattttgaaaactgtgacaGGAAGCGTGTTACTAATTGCTGTCTACAGTGTCACTTGTTATTAtacgttcattcattcagtaaCTACCAGCACAGACTTGCAATGAACACtaacagcagacagacagagcagcagcagcagcgtcactTCTCTATGAGGAAGTCTAGAGAGACTGTTTCAGCATTAGATCACCAGACTTGGCTCCATCTCCTACGACAGATAACTTCTCTGTCCGAAAATGTCGCTGTCACTTCAGAgaaacagtctctctctctctttcgctcccctctctccccccctctctctctctcccctctcagtgcgtgtgtgtgtgtgtgtgtgtgtgtgagagagagaaagagagaatcaACAGCGAAACCATTTACCGTCAATactcaaatggaaaaaaaaaagttaagcgCGTTTCATTGGTCTCCAGAACGGCGGTATTAATCCCGgactgaaaagagagagaggctgttTCCGAGCGGGAGGAGTGGATTAGCTGTTACCCCCCCGTGTGTAATTAATAATTTTCATTACggtcttgttttgttcttaaTGTGCTCTGCTAAAACGGTTCAGGGTGGCCTGACGCGACGCAGTCGCTGACGGTAAGTGAGGTTGTCGCTGCTCAGGTTTACCAGCAACACAATCCTCCTTTCGAGTTACGTCagggaggaaaaggaaaaaaaacgctTCTTCGTCTAACTGTATTTCCCGCCGCCTGCTGCCTCCGTGTAGCGTTAACTTACACTAACATGTCCACACTTACCGTGGCCGTCGTCGCTGCGCTCTTTCCTCCGCACAGCCGCCACTTTATTCACTGTTGTGTAGATTTCTGCGCACTGGTCGTGATTCCATCCATCTTGAATTTGACGTCATCCCACACTAGGGATGAGGTCATCGCAAAGAACGCTCGTCACGTGCGCCTCGTTGTGATTGGCTGTTCGAGAGGCAAGGGGCGGGGCAAACGGAAGAGTCGATACTGAGGCTCATTTAAAGGGATAGGTCATATTTTTTTAGGTCGTTTTCCGTTTTTGGAAgtcctgtttttttatgactgtaaaataaataaactaactaTAAAGTTACATACGATTTGAAATTAACTGAATGCTTGAGCAGGATTCTGTAATTATTTGGTATTCTCACCTAGTATAATCTAAACTTTACACATTAGACACATTACATCTACATTAGTCAAATGCacgtttaaaataaatatttagagAGACTGGAATGTTTTCCTTAACTATTTTAGTtcctaaaataaagaaatcatctTTGGTAGGCATAAACTGCCAGGTGCAGATATAATAAGCATGTAACTACACGCCCACTTAACCCCAATGAAACTAATTAGGTCCGTGACTGAATGCTAGTCACTATAGCATGGCAGTAGATTTGTATCATTACTCACATCCAGTGGGGATTTGTCGGCATGTTTATTGAGCCTACAGCCTTTGAAAGCCACTGTTGTTGCCAGTGCATCAGTCTCATGGCCGTGTCAGGTGTGGTTGTGcccagattaaaaaaacatgttccaaTTGTATTCTAGAATTCCAATTATACTCTGTATTCTATTCTGTTTTTGTGGCGTTGTATTTCCTGTTTATGGACAGTAGTTGACTTGTACCTGTAGCTCTGCCCCTCCCTGTGTCCACATGCTCCAGTGCATCAGCATCAGTGCCAAGTCACCATGACAGGAAGGTTAATCGAGCACAGTTTCACATCTCATTACCATAAAAGGTGCACCATATAACACTAATCACTGCATTCACTGAGTGTAAAAATATGCGTACAATCATTGAATGATCTGTTATTGAATATGATCTGCAGTATTTCTTGCATGCAGTGTAAACTCACATTGGTTTTAAAAATCACGACAGACTCTTGATTCAGTCTTTTTATAGCCCAGAACTTCGACAGTCACAGCATGTTGCTGGTCCTCTGTATCATGCGGATGAAGACATGTGGGAAATTGGCAGGGAGGTTCTCACTCCCCCTTGCCTGACATTAATGACTGACACAGACTGTTAATGCCAGCAGCATAGCGAGCAGTGCCATGGTTACCTGTGTGGAAACCCGGTGGAAACCAAGTCATCGGGGACTTTGACTCCTCCcatccctcttctctctcttcctgccgGCATCATAAACATGTTTACTGATCCCAATTATGCTGAAAGAATGGCTAAAATGACAACTTATTCATTCTGCAAGAAAAAAGCCAAAGCTTTTCCCTTTGTGAAAACTATGTCCACCAAAGGGGTTTCTCTTTGTTAAAAATAGGCTTTTTAGCTTCTCAGCAAATCATAGCAACTCCACATATCAAATACTTTAGTAGACCCCTTAAATTGcagcacacaacaacaatataacACCTCATGTTCATATTTATTTGATACCTACCCTCTGGCTGCCATGAATGTTTGGTCCATGAGGGACTGATGGTGCAGCGAGGGGAGGAGAAAGACAGTGCCACAGAGGATTTGGTCTTTGAGTACACCCTGAACAGATAACAGTTGGTTAGCATCATCTCAAAgagaaacatgcacacacaatgcAGCTATTACATCTAAAATAGAGATTCTGATTTGTGAAATATGAGTTGGATGCTCTCCATCTGGACAGCTGCGGCTCTGCTGGCTCTCTGTGGGGGACAAGGTAGGCCTTTCCTGTATATGCAGATGAGACAGATGTTTTGTGATAACCAAATGGAGCGAAATATGGTGTTTATGAGGATACTTAAAGTTTTTAGGACGCACATATTGTGCTATTCTTAATAAGTGAGTCACAACCAAGGAGGAGTGCGAGTGATACAAGATGTCACGATGCAGTTATGCTGCCAGATAACCAAAGAAGCAAACGGTAACGTTtccaaaaaatatattttattccaGGTTATAGTCTGTGTGCATCTGGCTACCATCTATGTCTTCACAACGAGACAAAGTCGGTGAGTTTTCTGGTGATGCAAATGGTCTCCTACACCGAGGCAAAGCCTTGTGGCGGCTGGCTCCCCTGGAAGACATGTACAGTCACGTTGTACAAGATGATCCCTAAGACTGAGAACAAGACCGTGGTGATGCAGGTTGCCAAGTGCTGCGATGGCTACGTACAAGTCGGTCGTTACTGTGCCCTGCGTGAGTGTGCTGCACATCATTCATACATGTCTGCACGTGACGACGTTAGAAAGGCATAACTTGTTCTGTTTGCTCTTGTATCTTGTGATATCTTGTGACATAACATCATCAGATTGTGCGCTGTGGACAGACAAGCAGTCAGCGTGACCTCTGAGTGTACGGTGCTGTGTGCGAGACACCAGATGGAAGCACAGAATTGCGCTGCCACATAAAAGTGCTGCTAATATATGGTCTCTGcaacatgttatttttctttgaataaAGCTGTAAACAGGAGTGGGGAATTCACTGCCAAACCAGGAACCTGTCCAACTGCAGATGGACTTTATCCTGGATCTGAGGACTGTGAGTGGGACATGGACTGCCCAGGCTGGCAAAAATGCTGTCAGAAACTGCGTCGCTCTCGCTGTGCTCATCCTGAAAGTTAGTATACATGCATTCCTGATTGAGTGTTGTTCTTATTTAGGTAAAGTCATGTGCCAAATAACCTATTTACCCAAACCTTCAGCTCGACAGGTTGTTTCAGACAGTACATGATGAAATGTTGGTTGAGTGCAAAGCACTGAAACATCATAGGTAAAGGTTCAATATGCAACACTTGAGCATCACTGGTCATTGCAGTTGACCGTGCATAGccccatgtactgtatgtagctTAAATAGCAACATAATTACTTGTCCAGCTCACACAGCCTGCAGTGGGGTGTACTGTTCCAAACCACATGGTGGTGAACCGAACTGCACTTTACCGCCTGATGATAATGAGGCTCACCAGTGAGAGTAGACATGTAAGGGCCAGGTCACTGTCAGTGCTGCGTGTCTGCGGAGagctgtatgtgtatatacagtacatgcctGCGGTTCCCTTCATAGTAAAAGAGAATCCGCGTCACAGTCCACTCCAGTAGTGACAATCTTTTACATGGAGTTTGTCCTGTTTTGTATTTCCTTTTATGATTTCAGCACTTAGTTGTGCATGTGTAGCTACCAGCGGACGACCTCGCACAatctaaagcaggggtctcaaattAAAGTGACCTAGGGGCCAagaagtgtgtaaaaaaaaaaccccacaaatgTTCAGTAAGGGTGGGTGACatgagaataaaataatatcaagatattccatcatgataccataataacaatatttgtcacGATATtacacagaatttcaaaataaaagtgtcaaaaACCTATTTATTTCAGAATTGGGCTGAATTAAATTGATTGTAGGGCctcaagtttccatggttactatctttttatgtgtgtatagTCTGTGAGAATAGTGGAGGTGTGCTCGAGCCCCTCTATGTATGGTCAGCACACACTGCCACTCAAATGGGCGGAGGAAGAAATTTACATCCCATGGACCCGAGCCAGCCGGTGTGGACATGCGGCTGTGGAAAGTATGACCTGGTCCTGCATGCATCGAGTTATTTTTGAATCCAGGGGAAGAAGGACGACTTCAGAATCAGTTTGGAGCCCTATTTAGCTCGTAGACCTCCCTGGTCTCATCTATCTCCTTGTCTAAAACTTTTTTGGAAGTATATCAGGAGAGTCACCCTCATTTGGATGACTTGAGCCACTTTCGGCCACTGTAGAGCAGCACATTACAAGTTGTGTCTGTTGCAGTGTTCAGGTGGACACTCATAATTCTTCATATAGGACATCCTCCTGAACTGGAGTTTACAGGTCATCAGTGTGACGGGGGGGAGTGTTCAAATGTCCTCATCCTGTGAACATGGTAAACAAGCAAATTGAACCcagcatatttatatacaggGTGTGGCTTTTCCTGCGGTTCTCAAATGCAACTGGTGGACTGGCTTCTAAAACAGCGGCCTATAACAactcacagaggaggaggaggagtgtcaCATCACGTTCACTCTAAAGACATTAGTACTCTGCTTTATACAGTATTAACATAGTAAATATGTTTCCCCTATATGTTGTAAACAAGgcagaatgttgcatattgcaTCTTTACAAATCACTGTACTGCTGTGATAAAGGGATTGTCCCAGCAGCAATGAATCCAAACTCGTCTGTTAACTACTGTATGaggtagatttttttaaatttcttacCTcggatttatatattttttgtctGTGTAGTTCATTTCTTGGAAGTTTTGGGTATGCGCTCAATTCAAatgtgaaactgtgaaaaatggaGAATCTCAAATCCATTTCAATTCATGCACAAGTTAAGTTATTATGAACAAACAACTTAGGTGGACTCTCTCATCACAAGGTGCGAGTGAGAAAACGTGGCTTTTTTGTGACCTGGGTGAACTAAACTTTTTACTGTTTCTTTTGAAGGCTCAGCAAATGATTCCTACATTGGAGGATACCGTCTGAATGTAACGGTGACAGTGAAGGTAGATTACCAGGAGCTGATGTCGAAGGATAATGGACTTTTGAATCACACACGGCTACTGCAAgccatggtaaaaaaaaatatactgctAATATACTATAATACCAAATATCACTGTCTCTACAAGGACAAATAAGACAATGCCacgattattatcattatctttATCAGGTTCAAGGAATGTTTTTCAGTGAAGATGAAGGCAGATGAATTTAAAacaatgcaatataaaatgtaagttttcatatttaaatgtgtagaATGATACAATATATACAGCATATGTATGTACAGCAGTGTAGATATGCTGATATAAATGGTGATAAAGGTGACTTTTAGAAATCTATTGTCTATAACtatcatatatattattatgtatatgaATTCACACTGACGTCTCTGTGCTTCTATCACCAACAGGTGACCGGAGCGCTGCCGACGGATGACATTTCAGTTTATTACCTCAGCTCGTGGCCCGTGCACCCGTACAGAACCGCAACCTCCCTGCTGATTGGTCGCAACTCCAGTCTGTCACTGTCCGACGTCTCATCAAAGCTGCATCTCCTTCTCAAACACATACCAGAGGTGTCATCTGTAACTGTGGAAGGTGAGCGGGCGCGACTGCCTCTGCGAACCTgtgcttgttttctttctttctttctttctttctttctttctttctttctttctctccttcagaGAAATGACATTCTTGTAGCGTTTCGAGAATGATTCATGTTTGCAGAGAACATGGTGTTCAGGAAAGAATGACTCAGTCACACCTCAGATTCTTTCTCCCACCACTTCTATATGAGTGGCAGTCATCTGTGGGATGTTTCCTGCAATAGCGGAAAAtaacaccacacacaaacacacacacacacacacacacacacacacacacacacagatattaatCATGAATCAATCCTTGctacaaaagacacattttcctTCTCCCTGCAAAATGTCCTTTCCCCTTTTATGCCAAAATGATAATGTGCCGTCATTATTGTCAGGCTCCTATATGATAATTACTAAGCCTTGAAATTAGAAACACAAAAGGATCAGGTGATTCAAGATTTTACCAGAAAGCCTTACGAGA from the Solea solea chromosome 4, fSolSol10.1, whole genome shotgun sequence genome contains:
- the zbtb21 gene encoding zinc finger and BTB domain-containing protein 21 isoform X1; this encodes MESLVHYSNPSHTLSVLGLLNEQRLRGQMCDVVLVVADQRYQAHKSVLAASSEYFQSLFTRVDAESLKVVNLDFCEPDAFEIVLNYIYSSSLFVDKGSLAAIQELGYSLGIPFLTNIVSARPHASYCVSRKRLSFSEGDENDVQTRSVIVCRVRNDTTHPSRPNYQRKTPERSLSPHSTPVSAHPPADHNSQESVRNSESISRKLSEQSESADRKFTYPYTSILKGKSSHITSLRPQLTSSVSFSDAETQHIRMQFGTDRVTKDEEEQEQRYHTKVPFEGQAREPSQTIDRSGPLIKSLLRRSLSMDSPVPVFSPTLELKDLQNREQSVVKMASKASGPEPSAQNGNPKNASLVLRPPYPSRYDEETQVERVVSVKAEPSSPLPDPMDIVRITVGDALPVNLKDLQTNYDEVSKVDFSSSGKRKERPDNRRYPFKKNKLYKERTFSFDENMTETVHQSASSESNENSGEPTKNKIFKCWNCLKVFRSSAGLHRHVNMYHNPEKPYACDICHKRFHTNFKVWTHCQTQHGVVQNPASSSSSSVLDEKFQKKLIDIVREREIKKALLWKLKRNKQSLQSPVLTKKRLRPSYICPYCAKVFVFQSQYRQHLRTHPAEKAEQDTSSEGILYQEQDDIIPQKNADTGVYSCRLCNMKLSSLFEQGDHERGCRHATVCPYCGLRFSSPSVKRDHEAHCKYKKLTCLECMRTFKSSFSIWRHQVEVHNHNMMTVKEQIQLRQQENNEEVSDILQEEHYSDEPLATGISRENISYSDSSGPHMYDSEDSSSYVPEDLSMGHFGKLVVKEEPLEEAVSERENTESAKTGCEEPGVWPCEKCGNLFSSRKDLERHQELLCHIKPFICHICNKAFRTNFRLWSHFQSHVHEPGAKEIERHPSPLTPSPPTTPHNPEHRSPQATVLKSTQAGPVAAVMAEESSSPEPCSSSTGKTKRLEPEQQPSSHSPLSRSDSMENPGGPQESDTLFYHAPSLSALTFKRQYMCKLCHRTFKTAFSLWSHEQSHSHMNRVSSTGATVLDRHVFAGAHYGIIEGFMGSQKNLEGKSEVRDNQLQYATSHNKGFTNYSSEQHVNMFVSCLITQSSGINFSLGLLQ
- the zbtb21 gene encoding zinc finger and BTB domain-containing protein 21 isoform X2 yields the protein MESLVHYSNPSHTLSVLGLLNEQRLRGQMCDVVLVVADQRYQAHKSVLAASSEYFQSLFTRVDAESLKVVNLDFCEPDAFEIVLNYIYSSSLFVDKGSLAAIQELGYSLGIPFLTNIVSARPHASYCVSRKRLSFSEGDENDVQTRSVIVCRVRNDTTHPSRPNYQRKTPERSLSPHSTPVSAHPPADHNSQESVRNSESISRKLSEQSESADRKFTYPYTSILKGKSSHITSLRPQLTSSVSFSDAETQHIRMQFGTDRVTKDEEEQEQRYHTKVPFEGQAREPSQTIDRSGPLIKSLLRRSLSMDSPVPVFSPTLELKDLQNREQSVVKMASKASGPEPSAQNGNPKNASLVLRPPYPSRYDEETQVERVVSVKAEPSSPLPDPMDIVRITVGDALPVNLKDLQTNYDEVSKVDFSSSGKRKERPDNRRYPFKKNKLYKERTFSFDENMTETVHQSASSESNENSGEPTKNKIFKCWNCLKVFRSSAGLHRHVNMYHNPEKPYACDICHKRFHTNFKVWTHCQTQHGVVQNPASSSSSSVLDEKFQKKLIDIVREREIKKALLWKLKRNKQSLQSPVLTKKRLRPSYICPYCAKVFVFQSQYRQHLRTHPAEKAEQDTSSEGILYQEQDDIIPQKNADTGVYSCRLCNMKLSSLFEQGDHERGCRHATVCPYCGLRFSSPSVKRDHEAHCKYKKLTCLECMRTFKSSFSIWRHQVEVHNHNMMTVKEQIQLRQQENNEEVSDILQEEHYSDEPLATGISRENISYSDSSGPHMYDSEDSSSYVPEDLSMGHFGKLVVKEEPLEEAVSERENTESAKTGCEEPGVWPCEKCGNLFSSRKDLERHQELLCHIKPFICHICNKAFRTNFRLWSHFQSHVHEPGAKEIERHPSPLTPSPPTTPHNPEHRSPQATVLKSTQAGPVAAVMAEESSSPEPCSSSTGKTKRLEPEQQPSSHSPLSRSDSMENPGGPQESDTLFYHAPSLSALTFKRQYMCKLCHRTFKTAFSLWSHEQSHSHMTN